A single window of Granulicella mallensis MP5ACTX8 DNA harbors:
- the topA gene encoding type I DNA topoisomerase, with product MAKNLVIVESPAKAKTIGKYLGSDYVVEASIGHIMDLPKNDIGVELKLRTFEPTLIVSPGKEKIVDRLKKLAAKSDAVFLAPDPDREGEAIAAHLKFQLLPSIKDKSKMRRVTFNEITKKAVKAAFEHTREVDENLVDAQQTRRVLDRLVGYQISPLLWDKVRRGLSAGRVQTVALRLIVEREREINAFNPVEYWNIDAVLAPEKNGQEFTARMVGVKGLPIRVSNGTDAEGKEQFLSNALPDKEAVDEVMSQLEKATWRVRSIEKKERRQNPRAPFTTSQLQQQAAGRLGFNVRRTMGVAQRLYEGIELGSEGTVGLITYMRTDSTRISPDAVKDIRDWVQKKFGANYLPAKENVYKSKKDAQDAHEAIRPTSISFVPDEVRKYLSDEQYRLYKLIWERAVTSQMTPAIFDQTTVDIEAKADVSYDFRTTGSILKFDGFLRFDEEAKKARAARDAKASAAAIAEEKKTAAASADGDSAAEASKDATSEESSSERRLPELKDGQNLEKIKLDPQQKFTQPPPRFNEASLVKTLEEKGIGRPSTYASIINTIQERDYVKKLAQKLVPTEIGMVVTELLVKNFPYIFETGYTAQLEGELDAVEEGSEKWTDLLKGFYGHFEKELKVAETQMEDIKRMELETQEICDKCGSPLVLKWGKFGSFYSCSAFTKAKPITVAQGPFKKDPKAAVKKVLDTFQFPMRVKAMNDDVAEFSEEVADKSALMESLQRAAALGKKQSVKLVVEPESCDFTKENFSAKPDLNSPEADGEQEDEFCDNCGRTMVLRNGPWGPFMACPGYNEDPPCKTIRKLTQKVQSKPPVVLEEPCPKCGKPLLQRDGQYGEFVACSGYPKCKYVKQELLDVPCPKCGGEVAVRKNKRGDLFYGCTRYPKCDFTSNQRLVNETCPKCDSAYLVEYANSEGTFLICPNNREALPKRRPRKGAKEEEAPTTPECSFEKKIGPPKLKEAPAELTKPDPEKTKTLVEAMA from the coding sequence ATGGCAAAAAATCTAGTGATCGTAGAGTCGCCGGCGAAGGCGAAGACGATTGGGAAATATCTCGGCAGCGACTACGTGGTAGAGGCCTCGATCGGCCACATCATGGACCTGCCGAAGAACGACATCGGCGTGGAGCTGAAGCTGCGGACCTTTGAGCCGACGCTCATCGTTTCGCCCGGCAAGGAAAAGATCGTCGACCGCCTGAAGAAGCTGGCGGCCAAGAGTGATGCCGTATTCCTGGCGCCCGATCCTGACCGCGAAGGCGAGGCCATTGCCGCGCATCTGAAATTTCAGCTACTGCCGTCGATCAAAGACAAGAGCAAGATGCGTCGCGTGACCTTTAACGAGATCACGAAGAAGGCCGTGAAGGCGGCGTTTGAGCACACTCGCGAGGTAGACGAAAATCTGGTGGATGCACAGCAGACGCGGCGCGTACTCGATCGCCTGGTGGGCTACCAGATCTCTCCGCTGCTGTGGGACAAGGTTCGCCGCGGCCTGAGCGCAGGACGTGTGCAGACCGTCGCGCTGCGGCTCATCGTGGAGCGTGAGCGTGAGATCAACGCGTTCAACCCGGTGGAGTACTGGAACATCGATGCTGTACTCGCTCCCGAGAAGAATGGGCAGGAGTTCACGGCACGCATGGTGGGTGTGAAGGGCCTGCCGATTCGGGTGTCGAACGGAACGGATGCCGAAGGCAAGGAGCAGTTTCTCTCCAACGCGCTGCCCGATAAGGAAGCCGTCGATGAGGTGATGTCGCAGCTCGAGAAGGCGACGTGGCGCGTACGTTCCATCGAGAAGAAGGAGCGCCGGCAGAACCCGCGCGCTCCGTTTACGACCAGCCAGTTGCAACAGCAGGCAGCAGGCCGGCTGGGCTTCAACGTACGCCGTACGATGGGCGTGGCGCAGCGGCTGTATGAGGGCATCGAGCTTGGTTCGGAAGGTACGGTGGGTCTCATCACCTACATGAGAACCGACTCCACCCGCATCAGTCCGGATGCCGTCAAGGACATTCGCGACTGGGTGCAGAAGAAGTTCGGCGCAAACTACCTGCCGGCTAAAGAGAACGTCTACAAGAGCAAGAAAGATGCCCAGGATGCGCACGAGGCGATTCGCCCAACGAGCATCAGCTTCGTTCCGGATGAGGTGCGCAAGTATCTCTCCGACGAGCAGTACCGGCTCTACAAACTGATCTGGGAGCGTGCGGTCACCAGCCAGATGACGCCCGCGATCTTCGATCAGACCACGGTGGACATTGAAGCCAAGGCGGATGTGAGCTATGACTTCCGCACCACGGGAAGCATTCTCAAGTTCGACGGCTTCCTGAGGTTCGACGAAGAGGCGAAGAAGGCCCGTGCTGCACGGGACGCAAAGGCTTCTGCCGCTGCGATTGCGGAGGAGAAGAAGACCGCTGCCGCCAGCGCCGATGGCGATAGCGCGGCTGAGGCGTCGAAGGACGCGACCTCGGAGGAGAGCTCCTCTGAGCGTCGTCTGCCGGAGTTGAAGGACGGTCAAAACCTCGAGAAGATCAAACTGGATCCGCAGCAGAAGTTCACGCAGCCACCGCCACGCTTCAACGAAGCGAGCCTAGTGAAGACGCTCGAAGAGAAGGGCATTGGTCGGCCTTCGACTTACGCTTCGATCATCAACACGATCCAGGAGCGCGACTACGTCAAGAAGCTCGCGCAGAAGCTCGTCCCGACCGAGATCGGCATGGTTGTCACCGAACTGCTGGTGAAGAACTTCCCGTACATCTTCGAGACCGGCTATACGGCGCAGCTTGAAGGCGAACTGGACGCGGTGGAAGAGGGTTCGGAGAAGTGGACCGACCTGCTCAAGGGCTTCTACGGCCACTTCGAGAAGGAGTTGAAGGTCGCCGAGACGCAGATGGAAGACATCAAGCGGATGGAGCTGGAGACGCAGGAGATCTGCGACAAGTGCGGCAGTCCGCTGGTGCTCAAGTGGGGCAAGTTCGGCAGCTTCTACTCCTGCTCGGCCTTCACCAAGGCTAAACCCATCACGGTGGCACAGGGTCCGTTCAAGAAGGACCCCAAGGCTGCCGTCAAGAAGGTGCTCGACACATTCCAGTTCCCGATGCGCGTCAAGGCGATGAACGACGATGTCGCTGAGTTCTCCGAAGAGGTTGCGGACAAGTCAGCCCTGATGGAGTCGCTGCAGCGCGCCGCGGCGCTGGGCAAGAAGCAGAGCGTGAAGCTGGTAGTAGAGCCGGAGAGCTGCGACTTTACGAAGGAGAACTTCTCCGCCAAGCCCGACCTGAACTCTCCCGAGGCGGACGGCGAGCAGGAAGACGAGTTCTGCGATAACTGCGGACGCACGATGGTGTTGCGCAACGGACCCTGGGGACCGTTCATGGCGTGCCCCGGCTACAACGAAGACCCACCCTGCAAGACGATCCGTAAGCTCACGCAGAAGGTTCAGTCGAAGCCGCCGGTCGTACTGGAAGAGCCCTGCCCGAAGTGCGGCAAGCCCCTTCTGCAGCGCGACGGCCAGTATGGAGAGTTCGTCGCCTGCTCGGGTTATCCGAAGTGCAAGTACGTGAAGCAGGAGCTGCTGGACGTGCCCTGCCCCAAGTGCGGCGGCGAAGTGGCGGTGCGCAAGAACAAGCGTGGCGATCTCTTCTACGGCTGCACGCGGTATCCGAAGTGCGACTTCACCAGCAACCAGAGGCTGGTAAACGAGACCTGCCCGAAGTGCGACTCGGCCTACCTGGTGGAGTACGCGAACAGCGAGGGCACATTCCTGATCTGCCCGAACAACCGCGAGGCATTGCCCAAGCGCCGGCCTCGCAAGGGAGCCAAGGAAGAGGAGGCTCCCACGACGCCGGAGTGCAGCTTCGAGAAGAAGATTGGACCGCCCAAGCTGAAGGAAGCTCCTGCGGAGTTGACGAAGCCCGATCCGGAGAAGACGAAGACCCTGGTCGAGGCAATGGCCTGA
- a CDS encoding DUF427 domain-containing protein, translating into MAKAIWNGQTLAESEKIETVEGSIYFPEETVNRAFLKPSSTSSNCPWKGRARYYTVLVDGQENPDAAWYYPDPKPAAKTVKHHVAFWRGVEIVTT; encoded by the coding sequence ATGGCTAAGGCAATTTGGAACGGACAAACTCTCGCGGAGAGCGAGAAGATCGAAACGGTTGAAGGCAGCATTTACTTTCCGGAAGAGACTGTAAATCGTGCCTTTCTGAAGCCCAGTTCGACGAGTTCGAACTGCCCTTGGAAGGGTCGCGCACGCTATTACACGGTGCTCGTAGATGGCCAGGAGAACCCCGATGCGGCCTGGTACTATCCCGATCCGAAGCCGGCGGCCAAGACCGTAAAACACCACGTCGCCTTCTGGCGTGGAGTAGAGATTGTTACCACCTAA
- a CDS encoding LolA-like protein: MRPLQLVLTTVLACSLSPLTAQQSAAPAEQGLTAEAIMARVAVNQDQSETQRAHYVYVQHAHVTSRRGKTLMCEETTDSRVTPSGKGSQQELLKLDGRLLAKHKYVTYTHLPSPKGDGKPPVDADHESLTIDTGDDTTDRDIVENMRSNLIANDKSKDGISSGLFPLTTKSQQDYQFKLLGRAPRNGHDCFHIEFHPKDKDDFGWKGDAYIDAVSYQPVLVRTVMARNIPFAVRTLLGTSVPGLGFTILYAPQPDGVWFPISFGTEFKLHVLFFFSREIVIDAQNRDFEKTHVSSKIIGGGDLVQSPEKP; encoded by the coding sequence CCACTGTGCTTGCTTGTTCCCTGTCACCTCTGACCGCACAGCAATCCGCAGCCCCAGCCGAGCAGGGCCTAACCGCTGAAGCCATCATGGCTCGTGTCGCCGTCAATCAAGACCAATCCGAGACCCAGCGTGCTCACTACGTCTACGTGCAGCACGCTCACGTCACCTCTCGCAGGGGCAAGACCCTCATGTGCGAAGAGACCACCGACTCCCGGGTGACGCCTTCCGGCAAAGGCTCCCAACAAGAGCTTCTCAAGCTCGACGGCCGGCTGCTAGCTAAGCACAAATATGTGACCTACACCCACCTGCCTTCTCCAAAGGGGGACGGCAAGCCGCCAGTGGATGCCGATCACGAAAGCCTCACGATCGACACTGGAGATGACACCACGGACCGCGACATCGTCGAGAATATGCGCTCCAACCTCATCGCTAACGACAAGTCGAAAGACGGCATCAGTTCGGGCCTCTTTCCTCTGACCACAAAGAGTCAACAGGACTACCAGTTCAAGCTGCTGGGTCGCGCGCCACGCAACGGCCACGATTGCTTCCATATCGAATTTCATCCCAAGGACAAGGACGATTTCGGCTGGAAGGGAGACGCGTACATCGATGCCGTCTCCTACCAGCCGGTGCTCGTCCGGACAGTGATGGCACGCAATATTCCCTTCGCCGTGCGGACGCTGCTCGGAACCAGCGTGCCCGGCCTGGGCTTCACCATCCTCTATGCCCCGCAACCGGACGGCGTCTGGTTCCCGATCAGCTTTGGAACCGAGTTCAAGCTGCATGTCCTGTTCTTCTTCAGTCGCGAGATCGTCATCGACGCCCAGAACCGCGACTTCGAGAAGACCCATGTCAGCTCAAAAATCATCGGCGGCGGAGACCTCGTACAGTCGCCAGAGAAGCCCTGA